A region from the Drosophila mauritiana strain mau12 chromosome 2L, ASM438214v1, whole genome shotgun sequence genome encodes:
- the LOC117146516 gene encoding peptidyl-tRNA hydrolase ICT1, mitochondrial, producing the protein MNKITSAFIRVLRQSSSSGGTGTLLGRQLSYKSDLSLDKIYPGARLQIYTPPPPSSGSDKFSGFIPMNRLEITYSRSSGPGGQHVNTVNTKVDVRFKVEQADWIPEQTRQKLLKVLANRITKDGYFYIKSDLTRSQQMNLADALEKLRTIIRSQEAVAAAPPSEETLEKLRRRQERAVRERLQLKRGRAQVKADRQGPSGLDL; encoded by the exons atgaataaaatcacGAGTGCCTTCATCAGAGTCCTGCGCCAGAGCAGCTCCTCCGGCGGCACAGGCACTCTACTGGGTCGACAGCTCTCCTACAAGAGCGATTTATCCCTGGACAAGATCTATCCCGGCGCGCGACTGCAAATCTACACGCCGCCTCCGCCG TCCAGTGGCAGCGACAAGTTCAGCGGCTTCATTCCCATGAACCGACTGGAGATCACCTACAGCAGGAGCTCCGGACCCGGTGGTCAGCACGTGAACACGGTGAATACCAAGGTGGATGTGCGCTTTAAGGTGGAACAAGCGGACTGGATACCCGAGCAGACGCGTCAGAAGCTGCTCAAGGTGCTGGCCAACCGGATTACCAAAGACGGCTACTTCTACATCAAGAGTGATCTCACGCGCTCCCAGCAAATGAACCTGGCCGATGCGCTGGAGAAGCTGCGCACCATCATACGCTCCCAGGAAGCTGTGGCAGCTGCGCCGCCCAGCGAGGAGACGCTTGAGAAGCTGCGCAGGCGCCAGGAGCGAGCGGTTCGCGAACGCCTCCAACTGAAACGTGGTCGCGCTCAGGTCAAAGCGGATCGGCAGGGACCGAGTGGATTAGACTTGTAG